A part of Acropora palmata chromosome 6, jaAcrPala1.3, whole genome shotgun sequence genomic DNA contains:
- the LOC141885114 gene encoding dynamin-A-like, which translates to MCLWWTKHSRFDETRRARWSRASAHGGVGYLQFRHLPYSPSSGSISEHLKVLHLPVRVSPTSRNILRTPNFKMSGATESPVSKYGRSSEFGAVLDFIQTMISNDTLRQAFNIPHLVMVGRQNMAKTTLINRLIGRYLLPMRRNETANTLQARTTYPIILNLRNGPKTKVEVRCESIPDIAKEEEDPSDDLVEKFLQEVSDRLPKEEGTPISKTPVNVTLQGPRLTTLTLVDLPGVHFANDDQRMNDVTQQLVLEYIKKNTKRIIVIVSEVGDPTGDSAINLVMTQAEDFKTRTICVLTKPDKLRMEDDMGKKIALNQSSFTLEDGRFIVLRGKDGTDPTEKDWDAQMTQTKEEEWFAEHTHYKSIQHLCGIERLMESMISLLAKKMIDEIPGLVNEMKERKIEVEKELASLAMSEVPESNEKKGALVMKLKCNLIFELNKLLFNNTSDSKGGEEVRKLFKTFHDSVFKVNPLYLQSDNEIREKQEKIEGVAAPLGDSSENSQLLQKLLYEKYQAMTTIYVEGKGSRSLITVEAPVDQLLPISVALVNNVEETLREIVQDAINKGLSKFPTLMQVVKAKVVNKIFNTKRAQTIEFIKQFLEMQKISTDVVLAPVPLPDDLRIWETTYVTVRNREEVRHPSMTSKTMSHMKHLSLKMYPNDITRDIESPGPSSNDKEIEDMKRIRTNVVRCFNVIKMNVCDTVPRCIRHFFITELVDGLSSALEKEDLVEFLQEKQEIREKRRLYRDQQQALEHALPKTDEVLEKLLRMGQGPSKGEKHQF; encoded by the exons ATGTGTCTATGGTGGACGAAGCATTCTCGATTTGAcgaaactaggcgcgcacggTGGTCTCGAGCAAGCGCGCAcggtggtgtcgggtacttgcaatTTCGTCACCTTCCATATTCGCCATCTTCTGGCAGCATTTCAGAGCATTTGAAGGTCTTGCATCTTCCAGTTCGCGTTTCGCCAACTTCGAGAAACATTTtaag GACAcccaatttcaaaatgtcaggcGCAACAGAATCACCTGTTTCGAAATATGGTCGCAGCAGCGAGTTTGGCGCCGTGTTGGATTTCATCCAAACCATGATAAGCAACGATACTCTTCGCCAAGCCTTTAATATCCCGCATTTGGTGATGGTGGGCCGGCAAAATATGGCGAAAACGACGCTTATAAACCGGCTGATTGGTCGTTATCTACTTCCCATGCGACGTAATGAAACAGCCAATACGCTTCAAGCGCGTACCACGTATCCCATAATACTCAATCTCCGAAATGGCCCGAAGACAAAAGTAGAGGTGAGATGTGAAAGCATCCCAGATATCGCAAAGGAGGAAGAAGATCCCTCAGACGATTTAGTTGAGAAGTTTCTTCAGGAAGTTTCAGATCGCCTTCCCAAAGAAGAAGGAACCCCCATATCCAAGACCCCAGTCAATGTGACTTTACAAG GcccccgtctcacaaccctaaCATTGGTGGACCTTCCCGGCGTGCACTTCGCCAATGATGACCAACGAATGAATGACGTCACACAACAACTGGTGCTGGAGTACATTAAAAAGAACACAAAGAGAATTATTGTGATCGTGTCCGAAGTAGGGGACCCCACTGGTGACAGCGCCATTAACCTTGTCATGACGCAGGCCGAGGATTTCAAGACACGCACCATCTGCGTTTTAACCAAGCCGGACAAATTAAGGATGGAAGATGACATGGGAAAGAAAATAGCCTTGAATCAATCAAGCTTCACCCTGGAAGACGGTCGTTTTATTGTTCTCAGAG GCAAAGATGGCACGGACCCCACCGAGAAGGACTGGGATGCACAAATGACTCAGACAAAAGAAGAAGAGTGGTTCGCAGAACATACTCATTATAAAAGCATTCAGCACCTGTGTGGAATAGAACGGCTGATGGAGTCCATGATATCCTTGTTGGCAAAGAAAATGATCGATGAGATTCCCGGATTAGTAAATGAgatgaaggaaagaaagataGAG GTGGAAAAGGAACTCGCCAGTCTCGCTATGAGCGAAGTACCCGAGTCAAACGAGAAGAAAGGAGCACTGGTAATGAAACTCAAATGCAATCTGATCTTCGAGCTGAACAAGCTGCTGTTTAACAACACGTCCGACAGTAAGGGAGGCGAGGAAGTcagaaaattattcaaaacatTCCATGATAGCGTTTTTAAG GTAAATCCCCTGTATCTTCAAAGTGATAACGAGATAAGGGAGAAGCAAGAGAAGATCGAAGGAGTTGCAGCTCCTCTTGGAGACAGCAGCGAAAACAGTCAACTACTTCAGAAACTCTTGTACGAGAAATATCAAGCGATGACAACGATTTATGTCGAAGGAAAAG gatcAAGGTCTCTCATTACGGTAGAAGCTCCAGTGGATCAATTATTGCCTATATCTGTAGCCCTTGTGAACAACGTTGAGGAAACCTTACGTGAGATAGTGCAAGATGCCATCAATAAAGGCTTGTCTAAGTTTCCAACGCTCATGCAAGTAGTAAAAGCCAAAGTCGTGAACAAAATTTTTAACACCAAACGCGCTCAGACGATCGAGTTTATCAAGCAGTTTCTTGAGATGCAGAAGATAAGTACTGATGTTGTGTTGGCTCCAGTACCCCTTCCAGACGATCTAAGGATATGGGAAACCACGTATGTAACCGTTCGAAACAGAGAAGAGGTACGTCATCCCAGTATGACTTCCAAGACCATGAGCCACATGAAACACCTCTCCTTGAAGATGTACCCTAATGACATCACTAGAGACATCGAAAGCCCTGGACCCAGCAGTAACGACAAG GAAATCGAGGACATGAAGAGGATAAGAACGAATGTGGTGCGTTGCTTTAACGTAATTAAGATGAATGTGTGTGATACTGTTCCGCGCTGTATACGTCATTTCTTTATCACCGAACTTGTGGATGGCCTTAGCTCCGCCTTAGAAAAGGAAGACTTGGTCGAGTTCTTACAAGAGAAACAGGAAATACGTGAAAAGAGGAGGTTGTATCGGGACCAACAGCAGGCACTTGAACATGCTTTGCCCAAGACCGACGAGGTGCTGGAAAAACTCTTGCGCATGGGTCAGGGACCATCCAAGGGCGAGAAGCATCAGTTTTAA